One Elusimicrobiota bacterium genomic region harbors:
- a CDS encoding M23 family metallopeptidase codes for MTKINFQRILNFLFLIAFLLFGACAGPQRFVRKAPAPEDMPKHGVFVNPLPGSHVISNFGPRGREFHEGIDLKKSKKGGDFVIAARAGMVKFAKKQSGYGRMVLIRHKDGCYTRYAHLKKIFVEEGQTVAAGEKIGTVGSSGRATTPHLHFEIITRTGCPVNARPYLK; via the coding sequence ATGACTAAAATCAACTTTCAGCGGATTTTAAATTTTTTATTTTTAATAGCTTTTTTGCTTTTTGGCGCGTGCGCGGGGCCACAGCGTTTCGTGCGAAAAGCGCCGGCGCCTGAGGATATGCCAAAGCATGGCGTGTTTGTAAATCCGTTGCCTGGCTCTCATGTGATTTCAAATTTCGGGCCGCGAGGCCGTGAGTTTCATGAAGGCATTGACTTAAAGAAAAGTAAAAAAGGCGGTGATTTTGTGATTGCCGCACGGGCCGGCATGGTGAAGTTTGCGAAAAAGCAGTCTGGGTATGGGCGGATGGTGCTCATACGACATAAGGATGGGTGCTACACACGCTATGCTCATTTGAAAAAGATATTTGTAGAGGAAGGTCAAACGGTTGCAGCAGGCGAGAAAATCGGGACCGTTGGCTCTAGCGGCCGTGCAACCACCCCGCATTTACATTTCGAAATCATTACAAGAACAGGTTGTCCGGTAAACGCCCGACCTTACTTAAAATAA